CCAGGTTGGGTCCCGTCATAGCACCATCTCTCTCGATATCAGTGTAGATGAGATGGCTGACTCCGGATTCCTCCAACTCACGGGCCATTGACATTGCGCTCTTCTCTGTGACCTCCTGCCAACCCTGCACCGCCACGTAACCGCCCCTGGCATCGATTCCCACTGCGATCCGCCCCGGATAGGAAAGACAGAGTTCGCGCACGAGATCCCTGTTCTTGTGGGCCACCGTGCCAAGGACAACCCTATCCACCCCCAACTGAAGATAGTTGTCCACCACCTCCCGGGAACGGATTCCACCACCAAGTTCTATGGGCACATCAACGGTTTGCAGGATGCGGGCGATGGCTCCCAGATTTCTGGGCTCCCCGGCGACGGCGCCGTCCAGGTCCACAACGTG
This genomic window from Deltaproteobacteria bacterium contains:
- the hisA gene encoding 1-(5-phosphoribosyl)-5-[(5-phosphoribosylamino)methylideneamino]imidazole-4-carboxamide isomerase; this translates as MLILPAIDLKGGKCVRLYKGEMDTAKIYSELPEEMALKWQSQGARMIHVVDLDGAVAGEPRNLGAIARILQTVDVPIELGGGIRSREVVDNYLQLGVDRVVLGTVAHKNRDLVRELCLSYPGRIAVGIDARGGYVAVQGWQEVTEKSAMSMARELEESGVSHLIYTDIERDGAMTGPNLDATEALATAIGIPVVLSGGMHTPEDVVRVADLEGKGVKGVILGRSLYEGTIDLAEAIKEVQREGDTL